A section of the Etheostoma cragini isolate CJK2018 chromosome 12, CSU_Ecrag_1.0, whole genome shotgun sequence genome encodes:
- the ca8 gene encoding carbonic anhydrase-related protein isoform X1, translating to MADNVIEESDYNPGKDELDWGYEEGVEWGLLFPSANGEYQSPINLNSREAQYDPSLLDVGLSPNYVVCRDCEVINDGHTVRIILKSKSVVTGGPLPSDHEYELHEVRFHWGKENQRGSEHTVNFKAFPMELHLIHWNSTLFNTLEDALGMKNGVLIIALFVQIGKEHLGLKAITEVLQDLQYKGKSKIIPCFNPNTLLPDPLLRDYWVYEGSLTTPPCSESVTWILYRYPLTISQSQIEEFRRLRSHVKGAELLEGNDGMLGDNFRPTQPLSDRTVRAAFQ from the exons ATGGCTGACAACGTGATCGAAGAGTCGGATTATAACCCGGGAAAAGATGAGCTGGACTGGGGCTACGAGGAAG gtGTAGAATGGGGACTCCTTTTCCCATCAGCCAACGGCGAGTACCAGTCTCCCATTAACTTAAACTCAAGGGAGGCTCAGTATGACCCGTCCCTCCTGGATGTCGGCTTATCACCAAACTATGTGGTGTGTCGAGATTGTGAGGTCATCAACGACGGACACACCGTCCGCATCATTCTCAAGTCCAAGTCAG TGGTTACCGGGGGTCCTTTGCCTAGTGATCATGAgtatgagcttcatgaggttcGGTTCCACTGGGGCAAAGAGAACCAGAGAGGATCAGAGCACACTGTCAACTTCAAGGCTTTCCCTATGGAG CTCCATCTGATTCACTGGAACAGCACTCTGTTTAACACTCTGGAGGACGCTCTTGGGATGAAGAATGGAGTCCTCATCATAGCTCTTTTTGTGCAG ATTGGTAAGGAGCACCTGGGTCTGAAGGCCATCACTGAAGTTCTACAGGACCTCCAGTACAAG GGGAAGAGCAAGATAATCCCCTGCTTCAACCCCAACACGCTGTTACCTG ACCCTTTACTGAGAGACTACTGGGTGTATGAAGGATCTCTGACCACCCCGCCTTGTAGTGAAAGTGTGACCTGGATTCTCTACCGCTACCCTCTCACCATCTCACAGTCACAG ATTGAAGAGTTTCGGAGGCTGCGGTCCCATGTCAAAGGGGCGGAGCTACTGGAAGGGAATGATGGGATGTTGGGCGACAACTTCCGTCCCACCCAGCCCCTCAGTGACCGGACGGTTCGTGCTGCCTTTCAGTGA
- the ca8 gene encoding carbonic anhydrase-related protein isoform X2: protein MADNVIEESDYNPGKDELDWGYEEEWGLLFPSANGEYQSPINLNSREAQYDPSLLDVGLSPNYVVCRDCEVINDGHTVRIILKSKSVVTGGPLPSDHEYELHEVRFHWGKENQRGSEHTVNFKAFPMELHLIHWNSTLFNTLEDALGMKNGVLIIALFVQIGKEHLGLKAITEVLQDLQYKGKSKIIPCFNPNTLLPDPLLRDYWVYEGSLTTPPCSESVTWILYRYPLTISQSQIEEFRRLRSHVKGAELLEGNDGMLGDNFRPTQPLSDRTVRAAFQ from the exons ATGGCTGACAACGTGATCGAAGAGTCGGATTATAACCCGGGAAAAGATGAGCTGGACTGGGGCTACGAGGAAG AATGGGGACTCCTTTTCCCATCAGCCAACGGCGAGTACCAGTCTCCCATTAACTTAAACTCAAGGGAGGCTCAGTATGACCCGTCCCTCCTGGATGTCGGCTTATCACCAAACTATGTGGTGTGTCGAGATTGTGAGGTCATCAACGACGGACACACCGTCCGCATCATTCTCAAGTCCAAGTCAG TGGTTACCGGGGGTCCTTTGCCTAGTGATCATGAgtatgagcttcatgaggttcGGTTCCACTGGGGCAAAGAGAACCAGAGAGGATCAGAGCACACTGTCAACTTCAAGGCTTTCCCTATGGAG CTCCATCTGATTCACTGGAACAGCACTCTGTTTAACACTCTGGAGGACGCTCTTGGGATGAAGAATGGAGTCCTCATCATAGCTCTTTTTGTGCAG ATTGGTAAGGAGCACCTGGGTCTGAAGGCCATCACTGAAGTTCTACAGGACCTCCAGTACAAG GGGAAGAGCAAGATAATCCCCTGCTTCAACCCCAACACGCTGTTACCTG ACCCTTTACTGAGAGACTACTGGGTGTATGAAGGATCTCTGACCACCCCGCCTTGTAGTGAAAGTGTGACCTGGATTCTCTACCGCTACCCTCTCACCATCTCACAGTCACAG ATTGAAGAGTTTCGGAGGCTGCGGTCCCATGTCAAAGGGGCGGAGCTACTGGAAGGGAATGATGGGATGTTGGGCGACAACTTCCGTCCCACCCAGCCCCTCAGTGACCGGACGGTTCGTGCTGCCTTTCAGTGA